The Myxococcus xanthus genome includes the window GTCCTCGTAGTGGGCGGTGCGCACCACCCAGAGGTGGCTGCCGCCCTGCTCGAAGAAGCCCATGGCGGCCAGGGCCAAGTCGGAGTCCGGCGTGAAACCGCCGAAGGTGGCCTGGTACTCCTCGAAGGATGTGCACAGCACGGCCTGGCCAATGGGGCCGCGCTCCGCCAGGCCCACGGCACCCGCCACGGAGGTGGGCGCGGAAGGAATGCCCCGGACGCGCGGCTCCTCCTCCTCAACCACGATTTTCGACGACAGCAATTCGCGACTCACGAGGCACCTCGCTTCTTCCGGGACACGCGCGCGGACGCTTCCGACGCGGGGAGGAGGGATGGAGAGGACGGCGGGGCGGAGGGGGCTTGCCGCTTCAGGACGACTTCGCTCCGGCGGATGGCAGCGGCCACAGCGGGCACTGAGAGCGCGGCCTCGGGCACGTCCTCCAACGTCACGCCCGTGGCCAGGGTGAGGGAGGAGGGCAGGCGCCGGCCGCCCCGGCCTGGCTGCACGCCGCAGGCGCACGTGCCGCGCGCTACGCAGTACGACTCATGAGGCAGAAGGAAGGTGACGAGCCTGCCCAGGGCATTGGTGAGGGTGACGCTCATGAGGTGCCTCCGGAGTGAGAGTCCGTTTCGAGGTGCGTGCCGGCGACGGCCTTGCCGATGTCGAGGGGCAGGCCCTCGTCCACGTCGAAGCCGCGCACCAGCAGGCCCCACGTGAAGGCGCGCACGTCGTCGCGGCTGCCGAGCTGCGTGCGCACCTCGCCGTCCGCGTCCATCTCCCAGCGCACGGTGCCGCGCGAGGCGTCCTCGGCGTCCCTCGACATGGTCAGCCAGCGGTTGCGGTTGAGGAAGGTGGCCACGGCGGCCATGAGGTTGAAGAGCTCGGCGGTGCGGCTGGAAGCCACCGTGAGGGTGAAGGCCAAGTCCACCGTGTACGCGGGGCGCCTGCGCACCAGCTCCGAGCCGGAGGGGCCCTGCACGACGTCCTCGTGCAAGACGTTGGTGGAGTAGCGACGACTCTCGCGCAGCGTGGGGCCTGACAGCACCACGGAGGGCAGCGAGGCTATGGCGATGACGTTGAGGCCGTCTGCCACCGTATCGTCGTAGTCGACGGAGACGCTGGCGCTGACGTTGGCCACCACCTGGCGCTTCAGCTCGCGCAGCAAGGTGCGCACGAGGCGGGTGAGGTCCGCCTCACGAGCGACGCGCGGGCGCAGGTAGCGGTACGCGCCCGGAAGGAGAGCGGCCTCGCCTGGAATGGGGTGTCCGTCCGCGGAGAGGTTGAGCAGCTCCACGTCGACGTTGTCCACCTCATGCATGGGCGTCCGCACGTCCACATGGGCAGTGCCCGCCTCTTCACGGACGGAGAGCACCTCCGCGCGCAGTCCGCCCAGGCGCACGGCGACCCGCGAGGCGAAGCCAGTGCCAGAGAGGCGGAGGATGTCTCCGCCGCTGGTGGGGCCCGAGGAGGGCGTCACGGAGGTGAGGGAGGGGAGGGCCATTACCCGGGCCCTCCGAGGCCCAGCTCCTTGGCCACCCGCGCGAGGAAGCGGCGGCTGGCGCCCTGACGAAAGCGTGCGAAGGCCGGCCGC containing:
- a CDS encoding IPT/TIG domain-containing protein, whose amino-acid sequence is MALPSLTSVTPSSGPTSGGDILRLSGTGFASRVAVRLGGLRAEVLSVREEAGTAHVDVRTPMHEVDNVDVELLNLSADGHPIPGEAALLPGAYRYLRPRVAREADLTRLVRTLLRELKRQVVANVSASVSVDYDDTVADGLNVIAIASLPSVVLSGPTLRESRRYSTNVLHEDVVQGPSGSELVRRRPAYTVDLAFTLTVASSRTAELFNLMAAVATFLNRNRWLTMSRDAEDASRGTVRWEMDADGEVRTQLGSRDDVRAFTWGLLVRGFDVDEGLPLDIGKAVAGTHLETDSHSGGTS